One Novosphingobium sp. G106 DNA segment encodes these proteins:
- a CDS encoding TonB-dependent receptor, whose amino-acid sequence MKASERRVAMSAVSVLALAIAVPAQAQVSAPAEASSAPDEIVVTANKREQSINDVGLSITAQTGEALLNRGINSPTDLGKIVPGLTVQPSPFNTPVYTLRGIGFYETTLSAAPTVAVYTDEVALPFSATTRGVAFDIQRVEVLKGPQGTLFGQNTTGGAINYIANKPTDHFDAGADLSYGRFNVVDGQAFISGPIGDSIKARLAVRGVHGDEWQYSYTRNDKLGRTRQLQGRFQLQFDPGSNFRLLLNANGWIDKGDTQAAQIVDDTCRLSTAGTCGSPAALAFKAYPRAPNNARAADWGYGIFGRRPQRDDKFWQVSARADLDLSDQVTLTSITAYSDYKTDSVQDFDGTTLFSVDTNTTGFIKDFSQELRLAAKLDKLNIIVGGNYDRARTFDRLFYNFSQGPSSDPLFSIPGAPKGELTFNYSRQNVTTYAAFGNVEFELSPNVTLLGGARYTKSKRSFEGCTNDFGGGTAIWWNALFGTNVQPGGCLTFTPNFPVIFNPADFDKLNEDNVAWNVGVNYKTNNDILLYARVSRGYKSGSFPTASVASYTGYTPVKQESVTAYEVGIKARFANRAVEIAAAGFYYDYTDKQLRGRKPDPVFGTLDGLVQIPKSRVYGFEAQINVRPMDGLTISAGGTYINTKIKEFQGYDALGVLRNFSGQKFPYAPDLTAIGDAEYEWGIGSSAKAYLGASVTYNSQTTTALANTNTAFVSRDARFIIKEYAILDLRAGVRLNDGKLRIGGYLRNATNAFYWTNIQDNLASISRFTGMPRTYGVQLSWRY is encoded by the coding sequence ATGAAAGCGTCGGAACGTCGTGTTGCCATGTCTGCGGTTTCGGTGTTGGCGTTGGCCATTGCCGTTCCTGCTCAGGCCCAGGTGTCAGCTCCTGCAGAAGCGTCGAGCGCTCCTGATGAAATTGTCGTCACCGCGAACAAGCGCGAGCAAAGCATCAACGACGTCGGCCTTTCGATCACCGCCCAAACGGGCGAGGCGCTGCTGAACCGTGGCATCAATTCGCCGACCGACCTCGGCAAGATCGTCCCGGGTCTTACGGTCCAGCCTTCGCCCTTCAACACGCCGGTCTACACGCTGCGCGGCATCGGCTTCTACGAAACGACGCTGTCTGCCGCTCCTACCGTGGCGGTATACACCGACGAAGTCGCGCTGCCGTTCAGCGCGACGACCCGAGGGGTCGCCTTTGACATCCAGCGCGTCGAAGTGCTGAAGGGGCCGCAGGGGACTCTGTTCGGCCAGAACACGACCGGCGGCGCGATCAACTATATCGCCAACAAGCCCACCGACCATTTCGATGCGGGAGCCGATCTCAGCTACGGCCGGTTCAACGTCGTCGACGGCCAGGCCTTCATCAGCGGCCCGATCGGCGATTCCATCAAGGCGCGCCTCGCGGTACGCGGCGTCCATGGCGACGAATGGCAGTACAGCTATACCCGCAACGACAAGCTCGGCCGAACGCGCCAGCTCCAGGGCCGCTTCCAGCTCCAGTTCGATCCCGGCAGCAACTTCCGCCTGCTGCTCAACGCCAACGGCTGGATCGACAAGGGCGACACCCAGGCTGCGCAGATCGTGGATGACACCTGCCGCCTGTCGACCGCCGGTACCTGCGGCAGTCCCGCGGCGCTCGCCTTCAAGGCCTATCCGCGCGCGCCGAACAACGCCCGCGCCGCCGATTGGGGTTACGGCATCTTCGGTCGCCGGCCGCAGCGCGACGACAAGTTCTGGCAGGTCAGCGCCCGCGCCGACCTCGACCTCAGCGACCAGGTCACGCTGACCTCGATCACCGCCTATTCGGACTACAAGACGGATTCGGTGCAGGACTTCGACGGTACGACGCTGTTCTCGGTCGACACCAACACAACCGGCTTCATCAAGGATTTCTCGCAGGAACTTCGGCTCGCGGCCAAGCTCGACAAGCTCAACATCATCGTCGGCGGAAACTACGACCGGGCAAGGACCTTCGATCGCCTGTTCTACAACTTCAGCCAGGGTCCGTCTTCCGACCCGCTGTTCTCGATCCCGGGCGCGCCCAAGGGCGAACTGACCTTCAACTATTCGCGGCAAAACGTCACGACCTATGCCGCCTTCGGCAATGTCGAGTTCGAGCTGAGCCCGAACGTAACGCTGCTCGGCGGTGCGCGCTACACCAAGAGCAAGCGCAGCTTCGAAGGCTGCACCAACGATTTCGGCGGAGGCACCGCGATCTGGTGGAACGCCTTGTTCGGCACCAACGTGCAGCCGGGCGGCTGCCTGACCTTTACCCCGAATTTCCCGGTCATCTTCAACCCGGCCGACTTCGACAAGCTCAACGAGGACAACGTCGCCTGGAACGTCGGCGTCAACTACAAGACCAACAACGACATTCTGCTCTATGCCCGGGTCAGCCGCGGCTACAAGTCGGGCAGCTTCCCCACCGCGTCGGTCGCCAGCTACACCGGCTATACGCCGGTCAAGCAGGAATCGGTCACGGCCTACGAAGTTGGTATCAAGGCACGCTTCGCCAATCGTGCCGTCGAGATCGCGGCCGCCGGCTTCTACTACGACTACACCGACAAGCAGCTCCGCGGCCGCAAGCCCGATCCGGTGTTCGGTACGCTCGACGGTCTCGTCCAGATCCCCAAGAGCCGGGTCTACGGCTTCGAGGCCCAGATCAACGTCCGGCCGATGGACGGTCTGACGATCAGCGCCGGCGGGACCTATATCAACACCAAGATCAAGGAGTTCCAGGGCTACGACGCTCTCGGCGTCCTGCGCAATTTCAGCGGCCAGAAGTTCCCCTATGCCCCCGATCTCACGGCAATCGGCGATGCCGAATACGAATGGGGTATCGGCAGCAGCGCGAAGGCCTACCTCGGCGCTTCGGTGACCTACAACAGCCAGACGACGACCGCGCTGGCGAACACCAACACGGCTTTCGTGAGCCGCGACGCGCGCTTCATCATCAAGGAATATGCCATCCTCGACCTTCGCGCCGGTGTCAGGCTGAACGACGGCAAGCTGCGGATCGGCGGATATCTGCGCAATGCCACCAACGCGTTCTACTGGACCAACATCCAGGACAATCTTGCGTCGATCTCCCGCTTCACCGGCATGCCGCGCACATACGGCGTCCAGCTCAGCTGGCGCTACTGA
- a CDS encoding GntR family transcriptional regulator, with protein sequence MAGRPRKGTELRGDTATGDEAAESSIGSAADKVADAIIRGIRSGAFVPGQHLVEPDLTRRLGISRGSLREALKHLAAAGIVTLNRFRGAYIASLDRKSVLDLLEVLEPLARLAARLAAEHCDTDEKREMMLAAANATDEANRSHNRGQYLECRRIFYSTLVKIGGNGELERAMPLTRTDLFRAQVEAIQSEKQRNRHASGYNKIAKAVVEGNASAADRAVQRHFDGTRETIEELPADAFPNFSS encoded by the coding sequence ATGGCGGGCAGACCAAGAAAAGGCACAGAATTGCGGGGGGATACTGCAACGGGCGACGAAGCGGCGGAGAGCAGCATCGGCAGCGCGGCCGACAAAGTGGCCGACGCGATAATTCGCGGAATCCGGTCCGGGGCATTCGTGCCCGGTCAACACCTCGTCGAGCCGGACCTCACGCGGCGCCTGGGAATCAGCCGCGGCTCGCTGCGCGAAGCACTCAAGCACCTGGCCGCCGCGGGCATCGTCACGCTCAACCGTTTCCGCGGCGCCTATATCGCCTCGCTCGACCGCAAGTCGGTGCTGGACCTGCTCGAGGTGCTGGAACCTCTGGCGCGACTCGCAGCCCGGCTCGCGGCAGAACACTGCGACACCGACGAGAAGCGCGAGATGATGCTTGCGGCGGCCAACGCCACTGACGAGGCCAACCGCAGTCACAACCGCGGCCAGTATCTCGAATGCCGGCGCATCTTCTATTCTACGCTCGTGAAGATCGGCGGTAATGGCGAGCTCGAGCGGGCGATGCCCCTCACCCGCACCGACCTGTTCCGCGCGCAGGTCGAAGCCATCCAGTCGGAGAAGCAGCGCAACCGGCACGCCTCCGGCTACAACAAGATCGCCAAAGCCGTCGTGGAAGGGAATGCCTCTGCCGCCGACCGGGCCGTGCAGCGGCATTTCGACGGAACCCGAGAGACGATAGAGGAACTGCCCGCAGACGCGTTCCCCAACTTCAGCTCCTAA
- a CDS encoding EthD family reductase: MIRVSALYPNGEGSRFDARYYVERHEPFAAGMLKPFGLLEIRTAIGQSALDGAPPPFWAISEMVFTTRDHFETAMDRCGERLFADIPNYTDVVPVLQFSELGADTQS, translated from the coding sequence ATGATTCGCGTTTCGGCCCTGTATCCAAACGGCGAAGGCAGTCGTTTCGACGCGCGATACTATGTCGAGCGGCACGAACCCTTCGCCGCCGGAATGCTGAAGCCCTTCGGCCTCCTCGAGATCAGGACCGCGATCGGGCAGTCTGCGCTCGACGGAGCCCCGCCCCCATTCTGGGCGATTTCGGAGATGGTCTTCACCACCCGGGACCATTTCGAAACCGCGATGGACCGCTGCGGCGAGCGCCTGTTCGCCGACATTCCCAACTACACCGACGTCGTGCCCGTGCTGCAGTTCAGCGAGCTCGGCGCCGACACCCAGTCTTGA